From Malaya genurostris strain Urasoe2022 chromosome 2, Malgen_1.1, whole genome shotgun sequence:
tttcactgCCTTCTCGTAGTGTAGCTTGCACAACTGCAGGATGGTTTTGCGACGATGCTCTTCACTAGCATTGCGGAATGAGAAATGATAGTAGGAAGCGATTCTGTAAATGGATTTAGAAAACAAAAAGATTTAGTATTTTTAACTTGAACAGTTACTGCACAACTGCGGTTACCTATGGTGAATCAACGCCGCTCGGAAGGAGTACAACACCTGCCTCGGTCCGTTCAGTTCCTGATCACATAGTTTCAGTGCCTTCTGAAGCATCTCGACTACCTCTTGCTCTACTTCCTCCACACTTTGCGAATCGTCGTGATCCACGTCGCTACAGTCTTGCAATTGCTTGGCCAGGTTGAAAGTGGCTGTGGACAGTTCCCACGTTACCAACGACCAAAGATCTGGATTTTCCTTTTTCGAGCCTAGTACTCCAAGTGCCCGTTGGTAGTGTGTGAACGCTTCTTTGTAGAATTTTTTCTGCAGATGAACGTTATTCGGACTACCGAGGAAAATTGTATTTTATGAGACAGCATTAGAAATTAATGGGAATTCATAAAGTGCTTACCTTTCTCCGACAAAATGAATGTGTGCCCGAAAGCGCATAAACCGGCCCATGTTGCACAACAAAAACGCTAAATTTGTAGAATCATTCACGGCTTCAAACAGGGAGACTCCCCGGTACAGTGAATCGTAAGCCTTCTTGGCAAGTATTTGATAGATCGGTTCGCTTGCGCTATCCAGTTCTTTGGCAGCTTTCCCGAACGCCTCACGTTTCTCCACGGGAAGATCCCAAAACTTATGGTACTCGTCTTGAGCCCAATGCATGTACTTAACACCCAACTCGTTCCGTACACTTCCCAATCTGCGATTGAGTTCCGCCTTCGCATCCTTCGAAGCACAAGCAATGGCAGCTTCGTAACAACCGCAGCTGGTAATCATGAGCTGTTCGATGTTGTCCATCGGAAGCGGCAACGATTGTTCCACCTCACTGCCAATGTCTTTGACCAATTCATCCATAATCAGCTGATCAATGCGAGTTTCCTGATCGAATTCCTTTAAATACTGTTTGATGTTGTCCCATTTCTTGGCCAGCTGGAAAAAACAATCGCCTATTCTACCAAGCAGTAAACCACGCTGCGAAGATACGCATGAAATGTACTTGGTTACGACTTGTTGACATCGAACAGCGGAATAGATGTACCGAAGGGACCTCCCATACTCTTCCAGCGCATAACAATGCTCAGCGAGTGTTGCGTAGGTCAGGCAAGCTTTCTCGAAAAGCAATATTTTCAAGTGAACATTCCACGATTTTATTACACCGGTTGCACCTTTCAGCAGCAGGGATCGGGCATCAGTTTCCGATGTGGTCTCTTCTTCTGGGAttcgtttcttttcaattttcttCTTTGTCTTTTTCTTTGACGTTTTCCTACAAGAATCGTTCGATTGCCCAACGTCTGAATCTGGCTTCCATCCCATTGCAATCGGTTCGTTGGGTTTTGCCATCACTGGCTCTGGATGCAATGGACTGTACGGTAACGGAATCGGATCGTCCGACTTTGCCATATTAGGATGGGTCTCTTCGTGGTAAATTTTCCGCTTTTCTTCCGCCTGTTCCTTCTCTCTACATTTCTGTTCTTCGCTACTATCGAAATATTGCAAACAACTTAACCCATCGGCTATATGTTGCAGTGCAATCGTACAACGTTCCTCAATATTGCCGACCAAAGGCGGCGGCCTAGAATTATATCTCCAACCATCGCTTCCATTGTACTCCTGCAACGTCTCCTCGATGCTTTTAATAGCCGCTTGCACCCGATTACTGCCGGCATGTCGGTCATCAACGTACTCATCTGACTGCGGCGAATCACTGTTCGTTATGTGTTCACCGAAAATCGACTGGAattcgtcatcatcatcgtcagcaTCATCTTCGTCATCGAGCATCGTGTTAAATTTCGGTGATCCAGGATCGGTGTCCACCGGGATATACAAATCCGATAGAATGTAGTGTGATGAGGTCACAATCTGCGGATATTTCTCCTTTGGTAACAATTTAATGCAATTATCCAGCAGCATTTTGATGGCTCCTGCTTTAGTGGCGGATACTCCTTCCCTTGCGTTTTTCATATTTCTAGCCACGGTGTACAGCAGCATGGCCACCGGAATAGTAAAaggattttcatttttcaggCTTTCGTCTTCAGTTTCTGCTTCACTTTCGGGTTGGCAATCGCTGTGCTTTTGACACAAGGTTGTCAGATCATACAGCTTCACCACATCATCGTTTTTTGCCTTGAACAACCAGTACGTGTGACCAGCTTTAGTGGCATTCGCCTTCAGGAACACTAGAATATTTTGAGCAACATTTCTGATAACTTTTGGTGAAAACTTCGAGTCTTCTAAATGTGGTAAATCTTCTGTTTTAATTAATTCGTACCTAAAATAAATAATCTCACAAATGATGCCATCCTATTGCTAGAAAATGACTAACCTTTGAACGATACCATCCAAATGGTAACACATCACAACTTCCGGAACGTTGCACATCAAATTATCCAACCAATAATCGATTCCAGTTAAAACATTAATAGGTTTAGATTCGTCTCTCAAACGTAAACTTATGCAAGGTCGATTGGTACCACCGAATATAGGCATATCCGTACCAATCAACATTCGTATATCTTCAAACGTCCACACCACGTTACGGTTAAAAACATGACTTGTCTGCCGTGGATCGGGAAAGTTTTCTTCCTCATCAGGTTCCGGGAGAACCGGTCCGGCTAGTGGCAGTGGCTTAAACTGCTGACAGTTGTCGCCATTATCGTCGACCGAATCGGTATCTTCTTCGCCAAGCTCTATGTCGGATTTTAAGCTatagtataaaaatttcgatGTCAAATATTTCTGAGCAAGAGCTTCCCTTGATTTCGTATGAATAAATAACTTCTTCTCGCTGTCACTTAAACTATTGAGAATATTCTCATAAATGAACGACCGCAACCAATGCCAATCGCTATCTTCCTGCCGAAGAAGATAACGGGCCACATCAAACTCATCAATCAACAAGGTATTCTCGATGCGATGGACAATCATGGAGACTACACTTTTCCTCGAGTAGGGCAGTTTTAGCAGACGCTTGATATTCTCTGCATCCGATACAACATCAACACCGCCCACACAGTCGGGAAACATGTTTGCCATACGGAAACTACTGAATCCCCTCTGGTGCGAGAGTGACTGGCCCAGTCCATACGAGTTTGCCGAATTGCTCAACCAATTTGACGGTGGCAAGTTCAGATCGGTGTTACATTTTAGTCTGGCAAATGGAGCAACGCTTTGGACGTTCAAAAAGCGCACAATGGCGTTCGATTTGACTTGTTCCTTCTCCAACGACTCGGCCAGTTGAGACTGCTCCGGAAGATCAGACAACGATAAGCATGCTCCGCCAGTTTCATCCATCTGGTTATCAAAATTCAATTTACAATTCTCAACAtaggaaaaattaaaaatatctcaCCTCACAATCCACCTCGTAATCAGTAAATTGTTTACCGTGTTTTTCTCTGCAATAATTAACATGAACCTATATATCCGAACTTGAACAATACGATTATTCTGGAAAATTTGAGAATCTGATCGAGAgatgactgaaaaaatcatatAAATACTGATATATACAAACAATTGTATTTGACAGATGAAAGACCGAAACATCGCAGAATTTAACCAATCTCATGGGTATCAGGATGATGGATAGAAGGTGGAGCCTTTAGTATTTTAGTAATTTAGTGCATAATTCATGGCTAATCATTAGGTGTGTCTAAATACTCATTTtaaaaaacttcgaaaaatgtcaaaaacagAGTATGAATTGAAATACTCACtagtgaatgtaaacaaaagtaaATAATTTCTAATTAAATGTTAGGGAAAGCatgtttaaggggcgggtagggtctaacacttttggaaaatcatttaatattttgtttgtatttACTTATAGTAAAACCAAaggtaaactcaagattaccatgtcccatacgatccattgaaaaatattaggtcagtaatcgtgaaccagttggctCAGTAATAATGTAGTTTTGTTGACCCctcgttaataagcgtcgactagGTCCGGTAAAATgcaatggaaacaatacaaattaaaaaggaagcaAACATATGTTTCCATTCAGcatataatatcttatttcaaATGACTTTAATGCTTGATGGGATGAGGCATTAACAAACTGAATAAATTCTAAGCAATTGTTCTATTTATTTGAAGAATCACTATATATGAAGcaaatatcgttcatactgtaacttgacaTTATTCCAAACCTGAACAATCgtcgtcatagttacgacgcatctagcgatcagacgcttgttgttttggttcaaaagactgaaactgacaatgaaccgagctcatcgaggggtcctaatcaaatgatacataagatATCACAGACCACTCTatctttagtttatctttggtaaaacctttcaagaatattctgtgaaatttttaagcctttcggaacaaaactctggaagctATGGATCTTTATCttttcttatctcatactgcgaagaggcaaagtctctgcttcgattgatttgaaaacttgacaaaatattcttgaaatgttttattatgacaaaatagaaaaaaatatgattttttcgaaagtgttagatCCTGTGCGctgattggattcttcaatcgTTCCGAATAGaacctcgatgaacattagaaaaggtcccaagtgtaactgacagattctctttgtttaattGCTCTTTCAGTTATTACGGCATACccctgtattttccaacaatttctCTACTACAGATTGAAAGTCGATGGGTTTAGTCGTTATTCTATGTAAACAGTTAGAGAGAAGgataggaccgtaataatcgaaagagaaagtaaacaaagagaaactctcatttgcacttaggaccttttctcttGTTTGTCTTGAAACAGCAGAAAACATCAGCgccctgctatgacgtcatgaaact
This genomic window contains:
- the LOC131430241 gene encoding erythroid differentiation-related factor 1, with amino-acid sequence MDETGGACLSLSDLPEQSQLAESLEKEQVKSNAIVRFLNVQSVAPFARLKCNTDLNLPPSNWLSNSANSYGLGQSLSHQRGFSSFRMANMFPDCVGGVDVVSDAENIKRLLKLPYSRKSVVSMIVHRIENTLLIDEFDVARYLLRQEDSDWHWLRSFIYENILNSLSDSEKKLFIHTKSREALAQKYLTSKFLYYSLKSDIELGEEDTDSVDDNGDNCQQFKPLPLAGPVLPEPDEEENFPDPRQTSHVFNRNVVWTFEDIRMLIGTDMPIFGGTNRPCISLRLRDESKPINVLTGIDYWLDNLMCNVPEVVMCYHLDGIVQRYELIKTEDLPHLEDSKFSPKVIRNVAQNILVFLKANATKAGHTYWLFKAKNDDVVKLYDLTTLCQKHSDCQPESEAETEDESLKNENPFTIPVAMLLYTVARNMKNAREGVSATKAGAIKMLLDNCIKLLPKEKYPQIVTSSHYILSDLYIPVDTDPGSPKFNTMLDDEDDADDDDDEFQSIFGEHITNSDSPQSDEYVDDRHAGSNRVQAAIKSIEETLQEYNGSDGWRYNSRPPPLVGNIEERCTIALQHIADGLSCLQYFDSSEEQKCREKEQAEEKRKIYHEETHPNMAKSDDPIPLPYSPLHPEPVMAKPNEPIAMGWKPDSDVGQSNDSCRKTSKKKTKKKIEKKRIPEEETTSETDARSLLLKGATGVIKSWNVHLKILLFEKACLTYATLAEHCYALEEYGRSLRYIYSAVRCQQVVTKYISCVSSQRGLLLGRIGDCFFQLAKKWDNIKQYLKEFDQETRIDQLIMDELVKDIGSEVEQSLPLPMDNIEQLMITSCGCYEAAIACASKDAKAELNRRLGSVRNELGVKYMHWAQDEYHKFWDLPVEKREAFGKAAKELDSASEPIYQILAKKAYDSLYRGVSLFEAVNDSTNLAFLLCNMGRFMRFRAHIHFVGESPNNVHLQKKFYKEAFTHYQRALGVLGSKKENPDLWSLVTWELSTATFNLAKQLQDCSDVDHDDSQSVEEVEQEVVEMLQKALKLCDQELNGPRQVLYSFRAALIHHRIASYYHFSFRNASEEHRRKTILQLCKLHYEKAVKIFESLNEPQEFLQIQMERIALQEYQCELIQTIPAKLRILQQALLLCMQSQAMIEYLCTAKSLVNAANSNLNCEEIQKLLELFEKRLQVILKTLAKLCLLSAGSKKGDSDRLATQYKAMFGLTLQKRTSGNAVEDETSAGGDSSSNVVREHALYLVNMLRNICDLDKTNG